The genomic stretch ATTCATGCGATGGAAGCGGGCGATTTTTATGCGAGCAGCGGCGTGGTGCTTGATGATATACAACATACCAAGAATCAAATGACGATTCACATCCATCCTGAGAACGGCGTTGAATTTGAGACTCTTTTTTATGGAACGCGCAAAGGGTATGACGCCGCGTCTAAGCCAATGAATGACCCCAAAACAGGCATTCCCGTTACCCGCAAATATAGCAAAGACGTAGGAGAAGTGTTGGCGATAGTCAGCGGCGCCCAAGCGTCCTATACATACAACGGCGATGAACTGTATGTGCGGGCAAAGGTGGTTTCATCGAAATTGAAAGAGAACCCGTACCGTGAGGGCGAATTTGAGCAGGCGTGGGTGCAGCCGGTGGTTGTTGCGCCTGTAAAATAATCGGATGCGCTATTTTCTGAGTTCTTTCATTAAGGCCTTAAAACAGGCGGCTGATTCTTCAGCCGCTTTGTTTTTTTTGTCGTCTTCGCCGTAATAGGCTTTGATGAATGGCGTCGCGCCGCACCAGGTGGTATGCAACACGCCCTTCATGCGGTCTGATATACGAGAGTTGGCGAACTCTTGCGTCTTCTCAATCCATTCAACCTGTCCGATCGCGACTTCAGGTTTTCTCCAGGGGCAGGAGAGAACGGGGAAGCCTTTCATGGCGAAGTAGATCGCAGTGGGGTGTGGTTTTTCATAGTGCCAATCGCAGATCAGGATGTCATTTGGAATCATGTTGATTGATGGGGCGGTATTGTTTTCGCTCGCTTCCCATTTTCCGATTCCTGTGGTTTTGCCGTCAAGAAAACGGTCGCCCCACATCATCATGGTGACGCCGGATTGGGCGAGGTGTTTATAAATCTTGTTGACTTCATGGGCGAAGAGGTCTGCTTCGTTTTTGCCCTTGCAACGGGAGCAGGCGGGGTCGGCGATAAGAAAAACCTCATCCATGCCGACGTGGAATTTTTTCGCTTCAAAGGCCTCCGCCAATTCATCCATTAGCGCAAAAAC from Candidatus Hinthialibacter antarcticus encodes the following:
- a CDS encoding family 20 glycosylhydrolase; its protein translation is MRFLFALIPLLALLQTTFAGPMPIRGLHLTSINSNDIELYQEFIENVLPKEGVNLLVLELNYNFQFKSHPELASKNGLSVSDVKKLLSSSKKAGIELVPQFNCYGHQSWAEHTFKLLSEYPEFDESPGQYPNNEDIYCRSYCTLHPKVHEIVFALMDELAEAFEAKKFHVGMDEVFLIADPACSRCKGKNEADLFAHEVNKIYKHLAQSGVTMMMWGDRFLDGKTTGIGKWEASENNTAPSINMIPNDILICDWHYEKPHPTAIYFAMKGFPVLSCPWRKPEVAIGQVEWIEKTQEFANSRISDRMKGVLHTTWCGATPFIKAYYGEDDKKNKAAEESAACFKALMKELRK